A segment of the Planctomycetia bacterium genome:
CTGGCGCGTTCCGGTCGGTTCAGGCTATAGCGGTCCCTCGGTCTATCAAGGCCGCGTTTACCTTACGGATCGAATCGTCGAACCGGCGCAAATCGAACGAGTTCATTGCTTCGATGAAGCGAGCGGTAAGACGATCTGGAGCTACACCTACGATTGCCCCTATGCGAAAGTCGGCTATCAAGCGGGGCCGCGCGCGAGCGTCGGCTGCGACGAGGGGCGGGTCTATGCGCTCGGAACGATGGGGCATTTGCATTGCTTCGACGCCGCGAAGGGAACGGTCCTTTGGAAGCATGAACTGGCGCCGGAATACAAGATCGACATGCCGATCTGGGGCATCACGGCCTCGCCGCTCGTCGAAGGAGATCTGATTATCGTGCAGGTCGGCGGGGAGCATGCCTGCCTCGTGGCGTTCGATAAGCGGACCGGCGTCGAGAAGTGGAAATCGGTCGACGACCGCGCCTCTTATGCCGCGCCGATCATCGTCGAACAGGCCGGCAAGCGAGTGGTCGTTTGCATGACCGGCGACAACGTGGTCGGGCTCGATCCCGCGACGGGTGGCGTCTATTGGACGGTGCCGTTTCCGCCGAAGAACATGCCGATCGGCGTGTCGACGCCGGTCGTGAGCGGCGATCGGGTCTTCATGACCTCGTTTTACGACGGCTCGTTGCTTTTAAAGCTCAACGCGGAAACGCCGACCGCCGAAAAGCTTTGGCTCCGCGTCGGGGCGAACGAAAAGAAAACCGATGCATTGCAGTCGATCATTGCTACGCCCCTCTTCCTCGGCGACTACGTCTACGGCGTCGATAGCTACGGGCAACTCCGTTGCTTGGAAGCGAAGACCGGAGATCGCGTGTGGGAAAACATCACGGCCGTTCCGCCGGGCCGCTGGAGCACGATTCACTTGACACAGAACGTCGATGGCCGGACGTGGATGTTCAACGAACGCGGCGAATTGATCATCGCGAAGCTTTCGCCGGCGGGATACGAAGAGCTGAGCCGCGCCAAGCTGCTCGCGCCGACCAGCGATCAACTTCCGCAACGAGGGGGCGTCTGCTGGTCGCATCCGGCTTACGCGAATAAGCGCGTGTTTGCCCGAAGCGATTTGGAACTCGTTTGCGGCGAGCTGGCTGCCGAGCCGGCGAAATAGAGCCGCTGCGAAGTTTTATGTCGCCAGCTTACTTCTTCTTCCGCCGTTCCCGTTCGTAGCGAATCATGCAGCCGATCGCAACGGTCTCGGCCGTCTTGGGCTTCTCGCCTTTGAGGACGGAGTCGAGCGCCGTTTCCAAGTAGCGGTTTTTGACGAGCGTGGCGCTGCTGTGATCGTCGAGCCCGCCCATATAGGCGATCTTGCGATTCTTATCGAGCACGAAGAACTCGGGCGTGAAGGTCGCGCCGAAATCCTTGGCGATCTTCTGCGTGTCGTCGTAGAGATAAACGAATGGGAATTTCTTCGCTTCGGCCCGCTTCTTCATCGAAGCGAGGTCGTCGGCGGGAATCTTATTCACGTTCACCGCCACGATCGCGACCTTCGCTTTCGCATCGGAATACTTCTTTGCCAAGGCCACGATTCGGTCCTCGTAGTCCGTTGCCACGTCGCAGCTGTTGCACGTGAAGCAGACGACGACGACGTCCTGGTCTTTCAGATCGGCCAGCGAATGCTTCTTGCCGTCGATGCCCGGCAGGTCTTTCCACTCCGGCGACTTATCGCCGACGTTGAGCACGGGATTATACGCACCGGCGCGTGCGACCTCATTCAACGAGGCGCCTACAAAGCAGAAGACGATCGCGAACACGAAGACGAAACGAAGACGCGACATACGGAAGATTCCGAAGCGGAAGGGGGGAGGCGAGGGCGTAAGTGCGGCGGGGTCTTTATTCTAAGTGACGCCGCCAGGAATTCCAAATGCTCGTCGCGGCTATTGCGAAGTCCGGCTCACGGGCCTTTCCAGCACGAGAATCGTCGCCTCCGGTTTGCAGAAAAGCCGGAGCGGAAGTTTGCTGGATAGGCCCCGGCCGACGTGCAGGATCGTCGGCGGTTCGTGGAACGTGCCCGATGCGTAGCGCGTGCCGTAGCTGCTGGGAGCCAAGATCGGGCCTAGCGGCGGAAACTGGATCTGCCCGCCGTGTACATGGCCGGCGACCATGAGATCGAACCCATGAAGCCGAGCCCAAGGGAGTTGATCGGGGGAGTGCGAGAGGAGGATGCGAAACTCGCGGCCGTTGTTGCGCGGCGGGCAGTCGTCCATCGGAGCGGCCGGCTTGAGCCACGGCATGGCCGTCCCTGCGAGGACGACATCGATCCCGCGAATGGAAACGGTCGTGCGGCGGATTCCGACGTCGATGAGCCCGGCGGCGATGAGCCGACGGCGCGTCTCTTCGTGATCGACTCGAATATCGTGATTGCCGAAAATGAAATAGACGCCATGACGCGCGCGGAGCTTGCCGAGCGTCGTCGGGATCCAGTCCCAGCAAGACTCGGTCTCCAGTAGGTCGCCGGTGAGGAGCACTAAGTCGGGCTCGGCTTCGTTGACCAAGTCGATCGCTCGTTCGTAGTAGCGGCGGTCGATGATACCGGTCAGATGCACATCGGTGAGATGCGCGATCTTCAAGCCGGCCAGCTGAGCGGGAAGGCGCGGAGGCGCGATCCGTTTCGTCTGCACGGCGAGTTGCAGCACCTCGTTGAGCGGCAGCGTGGACATGAGCCGACCATAGAGGCTGTGCGTCGTCGGAGGAACGAGCGCGGGGCGCAGGTCGTGTACGACCGTGTCGTCGGATAAGAGCACGTCCGGGTCGGTGCGCTGAATTCGGCGCAAGAGCCACGGCAAGAAACCGAAAAAGACGTTGATCGCGCACAGGTCGACGTAGATGCGCAGCTCAAACGGAAGCGGCACGTTCCAGCGTCCGAGTAGCGCCGTCACGTGCGCGAGCGAATTACCCGGCGTGGCAAGAGTCGGAGATAAATCTAAACCGCGGGCGACGATCCATAGCACCGCAGCGACGCTTCCCGCCGCAAGGCAAGAGTTGATCACGAAGCCGAGAGCTTTGATCAGCCTTCGCGGCCAGGCTTGGGCATGGATATTGTTGCCGAGCCAGAGAAGCCAACTGATGTGTCCCGGTATCGAACCGAGCACCAGGAGCACGTAGGGATCGTTCATGCGACGTGCCGCCGTGCGCGATCCGCGCGGAAACGCGGATCGTGGAAGGAACGAGAACGCTCACCGAGCGCGCGGCGAAAATGAAAGCGACCGCCGCCCATTATTTCACGATGAACTTCTCGACGGTGTCGAGAAGCTGATCTAGGCGGAACGGCTTGTAGAGAACCGCTTGCAGACCGGCTTGCCGAGCCTTGACGATCGAATGGCCCGGATCCCAGCCGAAGCCCGACATCAAGACGAGCGGGACGGGATTCACCAAATCGAGCAGCTTGAGCATGACGTCGTAGCCGGTCATGTCGGGCAGGCGAACGTCGGCGATGATGACGTCGTAGTGAGTTCCCTTCGCCATGTTGCGGACCATGCAGACGGCCTCGGCACCGTCGTGGGCGGTCTCGACGATGCAACCGTAGCGCTCGAGCAAATGATGTGCGGCAGTGCGAACCGATTCGTCGGCATCGGCCACGAGGATTTGCTTGCCGCGGAGTTTCGGTCGATCGGGACCCATCGTCCCTTGCGGCAGCGCTTGGCTCGGGGCCATCTTCTGACCGACCTTCTGGATCACTTGCTTGATGTCGCGCGCGTTGCGGAGGATGCGCTGCAGCCGTTCGGCGACATCCGGCTCGTGGCCGATATAACGCTCCATGATGTTCACGGCGTCGTTCAGGATGTCGTCGACCGGCAGGGCCACGGCACTATGAATCGCTTCGACGCTCATCGCCGCCGCCCCGGCGCGCTCGACGACCAGCAACTCCAGCGTGTTCAAAGCGACGGCCACATCGCGGGCGAAGATCTCGAGAAACTGTTGATCGCTGTCGCCGAAGGCGTGCGGATCGGGACTTTCGACGTTGAACGTGCCGATCACTTCTTCGTGCAGCATGAGCGGCACGGTGAGCGAGCTCCGGCCGCCGTGCGCCCCTTCGATATAGAGCGGGTCGCTCGTGGTGTCTTCGCAGATATAGCTCTTACGAGTTGCGGCAACGAAGCCGGTCACGCCGTTGCCGCGCGGTTCGGCGAAGAGCATTCGTTGCGAGGCTTCCGACGACATGCCGACGGCGAGCAGCGGCTCGAGCTTACCGGTCTTGGCGTCGAGAAGGCGAATCTCGATGATGTCGAAATTCAGCAGTTGGCGAGCGTAGAAGAGAATGTTTTCCTTGAGCAGTTCGATTCGCTCGTCGATCGTCATCCGGAAAAGTTCTTCCGGAGAGAGATTGGCGAGTTCGACGCCGGCCTTGTGGATCGCGGCGAGTTTCTGCTGCTGCACTACTTCGAGCGTGACGTCGCGCAGCGTGACGATCAGGTGTCGCGAAGAGCCGTCGCCCAGGGGGGCGGCGTGAACGCGAAAGAAGTCTTCGCCGGAGTGAAGCGTCGAGCTACTCGGCCGGCCGGAAGCGCGGGCCGTGTTGAAGGGGCACATGTCCGGTCCGAGAATTTCCGGACCTTTCAAGGCAGCGTAGAAACCCTGCCCTACGAGCGATTCGTTCTTCGTCCATTCGCAAAGACGTTGATTGCACCAAACGATTTTGTTCTCGGCATCGAGCAC
Coding sequences within it:
- a CDS encoding thioredoxin family protein encodes the protein MSRLRFVFVFAIVFCFVGASLNEVARAGAYNPVLNVGDKSPEWKDLPGIDGKKHSLADLKDQDVVVVCFTCNSCDVATDYEDRIVALAKKYSDAKAKVAIVAVNVNKIPADDLASMKKRAEAKKFPFVYLYDDTQKIAKDFGATFTPEFFVLDKNRKIAYMGGLDDHSSATLVKNRYLETALDSVLKGEKPKTAETVAIGCMIRYERERRKKK
- a CDS encoding PQQ-like beta-propeller repeat protein, whose translation is MRNVSKYVVLCLSTLACTARADDWPQWRGPTRDDVWRETGLIEKFAGEQVPIRWRVPVGSGYSGPSVYQGRVYLTDRIVEPAQIERVHCFDEASGKTIWSYTYDCPYAKVGYQAGPRASVGCDEGRVYALGTMGHLHCFDAAKGTVLWKHELAPEYKIDMPIWGITASPLVEGDLIIVQVGGEHACLVAFDKRTGVEKWKSVDDRASYAAPIIVEQAGKRVVVCMTGDNVVGLDPATGGVYWTVPFPPKNMPIGVSTPVVSGDRVFMTSFYDGSLLLKLNAETPTAEKLWLRVGANEKKTDALQSIIATPLFLGDYVYGVDSYGQLRCLEAKTGDRVWENITAVPPGRWSTIHLTQNVDGRTWMFNERGELIIAKLSPAGYEELSRAKLLAPTSDQLPQRGGVCWSHPAYANKRVFARSDLELVCGELAAEPAK
- a CDS encoding response regulator produces the protein MAAPSATVAVAGSALSPASPPLMPPAVGLPAVSSVGKRTVSETAQYEQMLRSMPDGVVVLDAENKIVWCNQRLCEWTKNESLVGQGFYAALKGPEILGPDMCPFNTARASGRPSSSTLHSGEDFFRVHAAPLGDGSSRHLIVTLRDVTLEVVQQQKLAAIHKAGVELANLSPEELFRMTIDERIELLKENILFYARQLLNFDIIEIRLLDAKTGKLEPLLAVGMSSEASQRMLFAEPRGNGVTGFVAATRKSYICEDTTSDPLYIEGAHGGRSSLTVPLMLHEEVIGTFNVESPDPHAFGDSDQQFLEIFARDVAVALNTLELLVVERAGAAAMSVEAIHSAVALPVDDILNDAVNIMERYIGHEPDVAERLQRILRNARDIKQVIQKVGQKMAPSQALPQGTMGPDRPKLRGKQILVADADESVRTAAHHLLERYGCIVETAHDGAEAVCMVRNMAKGTHYDVIIADVRLPDMTGYDVMLKLLDLVNPVPLVLMSGFGWDPGHSIVKARQAGLQAVLYKPFRLDQLLDTVEKFIVK
- a CDS encoding metallophosphoesterase; this translates as MNDPYVLLVLGSIPGHISWLLWLGNNIHAQAWPRRLIKALGFVINSCLAAGSVAAVLWIVARGLDLSPTLATPGNSLAHVTALLGRWNVPLPFELRIYVDLCAINVFFGFLPWLLRRIQRTDPDVLLSDDTVVHDLRPALVPPTTHSLYGRLMSTLPLNEVLQLAVQTKRIAPPRLPAQLAGLKIAHLTDVHLTGIIDRRYYERAIDLVNEAEPDLVLLTGDLLETESCWDWIPTTLGKLRARHGVYFIFGNHDIRVDHEETRRRLIAAGLIDVGIRRTTVSIRGIDVVLAGTAMPWLKPAAPMDDCPPRNNGREFRILLSHSPDQLPWARLHGFDLMVAGHVHGGQIQFPPLGPILAPSSYGTRYASGTFHEPPTILHVGRGLSSKLPLRLFCKPEATILVLERPVSRTSQ